One window of Nicotiana tomentosiformis chromosome 11, ASM39032v3, whole genome shotgun sequence genomic DNA carries:
- the LOC138901157 gene encoding uncharacterized protein, producing MYHAIPDFYAKTVTLAMPKLPRLEWRGSSVGTSSQVITFLKARHMVEKGCLAYMAFVRDTTTDTPILDLVPVVREFSDVFPADLPGMPPDRDIDFGIDLVTIIRPISTSLYSMAPKELRELNEQLHELLEKGLI from the coding sequence ATGTACCATGCCATTCCTGATTtctatgccaagactgttaccttggcgatgcctaAGTTGCccagattagagtggaggggttcgTCTGTCGGTACTTCCAGCCAGGTTATtactttcttgaaggctcgacatatggtcgagaagggttgcttAGCCTACATGGCCTTTGTTCGAGATACTACTACAGATACTCCCATATTAGATTTAGTGCCGGTAGTACGAGAGTTTTCCGATGTATTTCCTGCTGATTTACCAGGCATGCCGCCGGATCGGGATatcgatttcggcattgatttggtgACAATCATCCGACCCATTTCTACTTCACTTTATAGTATGGCTCCCAAGGAGCTGAGAGAGTTAAATGAGCAGCTTCATGAGTTGCTTGAGAAGGGGCTCATTtga